The following are encoded together in the Culex pipiens pallens isolate TS chromosome 1, TS_CPP_V2, whole genome shotgun sequence genome:
- the LOC120425471 gene encoding ATP-binding cassette sub-family D member has protein sequence MPTVISKFARKSFDKLEELGYSKVAVSKGLVSTALLAYCLKLSYPYIKQQLSANETKCDNGQLNRNENNNLTKADVEDPEEKIEKIIIEKKQRRRKQPGLNLEFILQLRTLIQIMVPRVLCEETGLLAVHTLCLISRTFLSIYVAAMEGAIVKYIVRKDVKNFVLMLLKWFGIAIPATFINSMIRYLENKLALAFRTRLVNHAYKLYFKNQTYYKVSNLDGRIENADHRLTDDISTFSSSVAHLYSHLTKPCFDLMLIGIAMARSSRKMKANIVMGPALATIVIGTTAHIMRVVSPKFGQLVSEEANRNGYLRHVHSKIITNAEEIAFYGGHKVEHAQLQDAYSRLVNQMNSIFTQKLWFIMLEQFFMKYVWSGTGMVMVSLPILTTTGLPNGPHDRSNTIRSNTEHGVSERTQYFTTARNLLLSGADAIERLMSSYKEIVALAGYTSRVAGMLEVFDEVSRGVYQKTVITADRNVAGILEFKNDQPIAKGMIVCSDNESDMTISLENVPVVTPNCDIVVSSLTLTIMPGMHLLITGPNGCGKSSLFRILSGLWPIYGGTLCIPKPAQGKPCMFYIPQRPYMSCGSLRDQIIYPDTRKDMLNKNITECQLREIMRMVALEHIIDRDSFDEIRDWKDTLSGGEKQRMAMARLFYHKPHYALLDECTSAVSVDVESSIYETAKSMGITLLTITHRPTLWKFHTHILEFDGQGGWVFEPLAKDAKQKVPKSRQSVYQNHKPFTDAPETSPSAAPAV, from the exons ATGCCGACAgtgatttcgaaatttgcgcgaaAGTCGTTCGACAAGCTCGAGGAACTCGGCTACTCCAAAGTGGCCGTTTCCAAGGGTCTAGTCTCGACGGCTCTGCTAGCGTACTGTTTAAAGCTGTCCTATCCATACATTAAGCAGCAACTAAGTGCTAACGAAACAAAGTGTGATAACGGTCAGTTGAATCGCAATGAAAACAACAATCTTACGAAGGCAGACGTCGAAGATCCGGAAGAAAAAATCGAGAAGATCATCATTGAGAAGAAACAACGTCGAAGAAAGCAACCGGGTTTGAATCTGGAGTTCATTCTACAGCTAAGGACGCTCATCCAGATTATGGTCCCTCGCGTGCTGTGCGAGGAGACCGGTCTGTTGGCCGTTCACACACTGTGTCTTATATCGCGAACCTTCCTCAGTATCTACGTTGCCGCAATGGAAGGCGCCATTGTTAAATATATCGTGAGAAAAGATGTGAAAAACTTTGTGCTAATGCTGCTCAAATGGTTCGGCATCGCCATACCGGCGACATTCATCAACTCCATGATTCGGTACCTCGAGAACAAGCTGGCACTGGCATTTAG AACCCGCCTAGTGAACCACGCCTACAAACTTTACTTCAAGAACCAAACGTATTACAAGGTGTCGAACCTGGATGGCCGCATCGAGAACGCCGACCACCGACTAACCGACGACATTTCGACCTTCTCGAGCTCGGTCGCTCACCTCTACAGCCATCTGACGAAGCCATGTTTCGATCTGATGTTGATTGGAATTGCTATGGCACGTTCATCGCGTAAAATGAAAGCGAACATCGTGATGGGACCGGCTCTAGCAACGATTGTAATTGGAACGACCGCGCACATAATGCGAGTTGTGTCGCCCAAATTTGGGCAGCTCGTTTCGGAAGAGGCAAACCGAAACGGATACCTACGACATGTGCACTCCAAGATTATCACAAACGCCGAGGAGATTGCTTTCTACGGAGGGCACAAG GTGGAACACGCTCAACTGCAGGACGCGTATTCGAGGCTGGTGAATCAGATGAATTCAATCTTCACGCAAAAGCTCTGGTTCATCATGCTCGAGCAGTTCTTCATGAAATACGTCTGGTCCGGTACCGGAATGGTAATGGTATCTTTACCAATTCTGACGACAACCGGCCTTCCAAATGGGCCACATGACCGCAGCAACACCATCAGATCCAACACGGAACACGGGGTCAGCGAGAGGACTCAGTACTTCACTACGGCACGAAACCTACTGCTGAGTGGTGCCGATGCTATCGAGCGATTGATGTCATCATACAAGGAGATTGTGGCACTGGCCGGCTACACTAGTCGCGTTGCCGGAATGCTCGAAGTGTTCGACGAAGTTTCTCGTGGGGTTTACCAGAAGACGGTTATAACAGCTGACCGCAACGTTGCCGGTATTCTAGAGTTCAAAAATGATCAACCCATTGCCAAAGGAATGATCGTTTGCAGTGATAACGAAAGTGATATGACGATATCGCTGGAAAATGTGCCAGTAGTGACACCG AACTGTGACATTGTGGTGTCGAGCCTGACGCTGACAATCATGCCCGGAATGCATCTTCTGATAACCGGACCCAATGGATGCGGCAAATCCAGCCTGTTTCGTATTCTGAGCGGGCTGTGGCCAATTTACGGAGGAACGCTGTGCATACCAAAGCCGGCTCAAGGCAAACCTTGCATGTTCTATATTCCACAACGGCCGTACATGTCGTGCGGAAGCTTGCGAGACCAAATCATCTATCCGGACACTCGGAAGGATATGCTTAACAAAAACATCACAGAGTGTCAGCTGAGGGAAATCATGCGTATGGTGGCGCTCGAGCACATAATTGATAG gGACAGCTTCGACGAAATCCGTGATTGGAAGGACACTCTTTCTGGAGGTGAAAAGCAGCGAATGGCAATGGCAAGACTATTCTATCACAA gccACACTATGCCCTTTTGGATGAATGTACGAGTGCAGTTTCGGTTGATGTTGAGAGTTCAATTTACGAGACTGCCAAGTCGATGGGTATTACCCTTTTGACCATCACGCATAGACCAACTTTGTg gaaattcCACACCCACATACTGGAATTCGACGGCCAGGGTGGCTGGGTCTTTGAACCCCTGGCTAAGGATGCCAAACAAAAGGTTCCTAAATCGAGACAGAGCGTGTACCAAAATCACAAACCATTCACGGACGCGCCGGAAACATCTCCCTCGGCAGCACCCGCAGTGTGA
- the LOC120425500 gene encoding uncharacterized protein LOC120425500, with product MCVISTLDAAPGGHSVEEDSGAVTTTTTVIKGTNENETVKSAKSLTSSSSRSKKANLKSTPITYITSLADVGHHQHYAKPPPKKYGKTVTKVREDKEAHQHQHQHQHKKAKHHHSEKSTGKSLEVMPKKEPLTNPTLLSKLGLGKLHVSSSHQKKRLAVESRHHGRPDDSHMFVIKLPPNPYYYTNNGPVPAPNAIEDVGKKVPVGFKSNGKPGRIYHWNIPVLKKILGNNQGRNPNSRHHDNIDELIDIKDIPTWTKPWENEALDKSLIKFSSSAAAALDHADKIQKKKSPTFYAPIKAKKSAQGGKYYASNGKPQSFYVIEKSQKSLKPIHHHALIP from the exons ATGTGTGTGATTTCCACGCTGGACGCCGCGCCCGGTGGACATTCGGTTGAGGAGGATTCCGGCgctgtgacgacgacgacgacggtgatcAAAGGAACGAATGAGAACGAGACAGTCAAATCGGCCAAATCATTAACGTCCTCCAGTAGTAGGTCCAAGAAAGCGAACCTTAAGTCGACACCAATTACCTACATTACGTCGCTGGCCGATGTTGGCCATCACCAGCACTACGCGAAGCCCCCACCGAAGAAGTACGGTAAAACGGTGACGAAAGTGCGGGAAGACAAAGAAGCTCACCAGCATCAACATCAGCACCAGCACAAGAAGGCCAAGCATCATCATTCGGAAAAATCCACCGGGAAGTCTCTGGAGGTGATGCCGAAAAAGGAACCACTGACTAATCCGACACTGCTCAG CAAACTGGGTCTTGGCAAGCTGCACGTCTCCTCCAGCCATCAGAAGAAGCGACTGGCGGTGGAGTCCCGGCATCACGGTCGACCCGATGACTCACATATGTTCGTGATCAAGCTGCCACCGAATCCCTACTACTACACTAACAATGGACCGGTTCCGGCGCCGAACGCGATCGAGGATGTAGGCAAAAAG GTCCCAGTGGGTTTCAAGTCCAACGGCAAGCCGGGTCGCATCTACCACTGGAACATTCCAGTGCTGAAGAAGATTCTTGGTAACAACCAGGGCCGAAATCCGAACTCGCGCCACCACGACAACATTGACGAGCTGATCGACATCAAGGACATTCCCACCTGGACCAAACCGTGGGAGAACGAAGCACTGGACAAATCGTTGATCAAGTTCAGCTCGTCGGCGGCGGCCGCCCTCGACCACGCGGATAAGATCCAGAAGAAAAAATCCCCCACGTTCTACGCGCCCATCAAGGCAAAGAAAAGTGCCCAAGGGGGCAAGTACTACGCGAGCAATGGAAAACCGCAAAGCTTCTACGTGATTGAGAAAAGTCAAAAGAGTCTGAAACCCATCCACCACCACGCGCTCATCCCGTAA
- the LOC120431908 gene encoding vacuolar protein sorting-associated protein 72 homolog isoform X2 produces MELEKKKTRPTKRVFTGPIIKYQSLTMPLVEELQAGSSVDSLAKMELDEMDESRDKSGKEKQSKKSGNRKSTKVAVRGHCERTFITFENDLDDALFSTFFPKPQKRERRSQICAITRLPARYYDPVTQLPYRNLQAFKILREAYYQQLEDRGNPDNPDVSKWLEWRKRIKEYRLKSLNKNSSLMGMISGSN; encoded by the exons ATGGAGCTCGAAAAAAAGAAGACCCGGCCCACGAAGCGGGTTTTCACTGGTCCCATTATAAAGTATCAGTCGTTAACAATGCCATTAGTGGAGGAATTGCAGGCAGGTTCGAGTGTGGATTCGTTGGCCAAAATGGAACTTGACGAAATGGATGAATCAAGGGATAAAAG CGGCAAGGAAAAGCAAAGCAAAAAGAGCGGCAATCGGAAATCGACCAAAGTGGCCGTCAGAGGGCACTGCGAGCGCACCTTCATCACGTTTGAAAATGATCTGGACGACGCCCTGTTCAGTACGTTCTTCCCCAAGCCACAGAAACGGGAACGTCGCAGCCAGATTTGTGCCATCACTCGACTTCCGGCCCGGTACTACGATCCGGTCACGCAGCTGCCCTACCGGAACCTGCAGGCGTTCAAGATTCTCCGCGAGGCTTACTACCAGCAGCTGGAGGACAGAGGCAACCCGGACAATCCGGACGTGAGCAAGTGGCTTGAGTGGCGCAAGCGAATCAAAGAGTACAGACTGAAgagtttaaacaaaaatagcTCATTGATGGGAATGATTTCCGGAAGCAACTAG
- the LOC120431908 gene encoding vacuolar protein sorting-associated protein 72 homolog isoform X1 encodes MELEKKKTRPTKRVFTGPIIKYQSLTMPLVEELQAGSSVDSLAKMELDEMDESRDKSSGKEKQSKKSGNRKSTKVAVRGHCERTFITFENDLDDALFSTFFPKPQKRERRSQICAITRLPARYYDPVTQLPYRNLQAFKILREAYYQQLEDRGNPDNPDVSKWLEWRKRIKEYRLKSLNKNSSLMGMISGSN; translated from the exons ATGGAGCTCGAAAAAAAGAAGACCCGGCCCACGAAGCGGGTTTTCACTGGTCCCATTATAAAGTATCAGTCGTTAACAATGCCATTAGTGGAGGAATTGCAGGCAGGTTCGAGTGTGGATTCGTTGGCCAAAATGGAACTTGACGAAATGGATGAATCAAGGGATAAAAG TAGCGGCAAGGAAAAGCAAAGCAAAAAGAGCGGCAATCGGAAATCGACCAAAGTGGCCGTCAGAGGGCACTGCGAGCGCACCTTCATCACGTTTGAAAATGATCTGGACGACGCCCTGTTCAGTACGTTCTTCCCCAAGCCACAGAAACGGGAACGTCGCAGCCAGATTTGTGCCATCACTCGACTTCCGGCCCGGTACTACGATCCGGTCACGCAGCTGCCCTACCGGAACCTGCAGGCGTTCAAGATTCTCCGCGAGGCTTACTACCAGCAGCTGGAGGACAGAGGCAACCCGGACAATCCGGACGTGAGCAAGTGGCTTGAGTGGCGCAAGCGAATCAAAGAGTACAGACTGAAgagtttaaacaaaaatagcTCATTGATGGGAATGATTTCCGGAAGCAACTAG